One window of Legionella pneumophila subsp. pneumophila str. Philadelphia 1 genomic DNA carries:
- the ravH gene encoding Dot/Icm T4SS effector RavH, which produces MDKEQGAYMPPKDGKELLDIVDNLNEFAEKLLSRIADESDEGCKQLVHVLESARARYNKPIESWLKGWFYQFTRKRGQEIDMAIKGMEAFPDAYTRLQEFKLLVGKGEWEHGSFNYYLFDELIKSVPGYKPLESELVHPIILKLRQKINKRIDEFMSQYLATQKLIEARKQELLQTHQSAQKFIDNVSIINDLEAAKKSAKENKGIIQFCLIFESDIWKLSWVDATGKVYALEPGEELIQILIDGKIKDIVKDIDNLSALHLKQLKQECVKAREMLLGRVQLLINPKDPRTQAELTNDVLKENGTSATFVLRGKPNEYSLWWINTLGFAHEISLEPYASMKTWLNDQSHPLKEEHIPQLKTYLLNVNTIKSIDVKEDMKAFKAQLQECLAAGPKSKIPPASGAIKTTNAKKLDLRLFGDVERCLRSQLSERQEEKAAIQEPGKINLNKYENIATLFGNRAQNMEQHEGQHSKPNDSLSIRSI; this is translated from the coding sequence TTGGACAAGGAACAAGGAGCGTATATGCCACCAAAGGATGGAAAAGAGTTATTGGATATAGTCGACAATTTAAACGAATTTGCCGAAAAGTTATTAAGTCGAATTGCGGATGAATCCGATGAAGGATGTAAGCAATTAGTTCATGTCTTGGAATCTGCCCGGGCAAGATATAATAAGCCCATTGAATCATGGCTTAAAGGTTGGTTTTACCAGTTTACCAGAAAACGCGGACAAGAAATTGATATGGCAATTAAAGGCATGGAAGCGTTCCCTGATGCCTACACTCGCTTGCAGGAGTTTAAGTTATTGGTTGGGAAAGGGGAGTGGGAACATGGATCGTTTAATTATTATTTATTTGATGAGCTTATCAAGTCAGTTCCTGGCTATAAACCATTAGAAAGTGAGTTAGTCCATCCAATTATTTTGAAGCTCAGACAAAAAATAAATAAAAGAATTGACGAGTTTATGTCGCAATACCTGGCTACCCAAAAATTAATAGAAGCTCGAAAACAGGAATTGTTGCAGACACATCAAAGTGCTCAGAAATTTATAGATAATGTTTCAATTATCAATGACCTGGAAGCAGCTAAAAAATCAGCCAAAGAAAATAAGGGCATTATACAATTTTGCTTAATTTTTGAAAGTGATATTTGGAAGCTTTCCTGGGTAGATGCAACAGGGAAAGTGTATGCTTTGGAACCCGGGGAAGAGTTAATCCAAATTCTAATAGACGGAAAGATTAAGGATATTGTTAAGGATATTGATAATCTAAGTGCTTTGCATTTGAAACAGCTTAAACAGGAGTGTGTAAAAGCCCGAGAAATGCTTCTAGGACGAGTTCAACTGCTCATCAATCCGAAAGATCCGAGAACTCAAGCTGAGTTGACTAATGATGTATTAAAGGAAAATGGGACTTCTGCTACTTTTGTTTTGCGCGGTAAACCTAATGAGTATTCGTTGTGGTGGATAAATACATTAGGTTTCGCACATGAAATTTCATTAGAACCCTATGCATCTATGAAAACATGGTTAAATGATCAAAGTCATCCGCTAAAGGAAGAACACATTCCTCAACTTAAGACTTATTTATTGAATGTAAATACTATCAAGTCCATTGATGTCAAGGAAGACATGAAGGCATTTAAAGCTCAATTGCAGGAATGTTTGGCTGCCGGACCAAAATCTAAAATACCTCCTGCCAGTGGCGCAATCAAGACGACAAATGCCAAAAAACTGGATTTGCGCTTATTTGGAGACGTTGAACGGTGTTTGAGAAGCCAGTTAAGTGAAAGACAAGAAGAAAAGGCTGCAATACAAGAACCTGGTAAAATTAATCTAAATAAATATGAGAATATTGCCACCTTGTTCGGTAACAGAGCGCAAAACATGGAGCAACACGAAGGTCAACACTCAAAACCAAATGATAGTCTCTCTATAAGATCTATTTAA
- a CDS encoding NAD+ synthase → MNAPLTILMAQINPTVGAIDANTKKIIDVIQNHQANHDVIIFPELTLSGYPAEDLLFRKEYHDKIMLNLQDIQDTTKDCYVIVGHPMIHIGDCYNGFSIFYQGEKIRAYHKQKLPNYGVFDEARYFTPGKKDPCVLSIKNHKLGFCICEDLWQKGPVDDLLDSGISILISLNASPFDYRKYQLREELLRSYAKRGVYIIYVNQIGGQDDLLFDGQSLAMDNQGIIRALAPAFEESLCTVNIDGNKIDGSSTPYLDKEALIYKALVCGTRDYVRKNNFPGVLLGLSGGIDSALTLAIAVDALGAEQVHAVLMPSRYTASISNEDALEQLSNLKVAHSIIPIEPMFQSMIESLHPVFKDLPPDTTEENIQARIRGMLLMALSNKTGKMVLTTSNKSETAVGYATLYGDMAGGFAVLKDVLKTQVYELVRYRNKISLVIPERVITRPPSAELKPNQTDQDSLPEYGELDAIIMAYMEQNLSPSEIIAKGFKPQVVNKIIQLIKRNEYKRRQAAPGIKISNLAFGKDWRYPITNGFNQCI, encoded by the coding sequence ATGAATGCACCCTTGACAATACTGATGGCTCAAATTAATCCAACAGTTGGAGCTATTGACGCGAATACAAAAAAAATTATTGATGTCATCCAAAACCACCAGGCAAACCATGATGTGATTATTTTTCCAGAATTAACTCTATCCGGTTATCCGGCGGAAGATTTACTCTTTCGAAAAGAATATCATGATAAAATCATGCTCAACCTCCAGGATATTCAGGATACTACCAAGGATTGTTATGTCATTGTCGGACATCCAATGATACACATTGGGGATTGCTACAATGGCTTCAGCATCTTTTATCAAGGAGAAAAAATCAGAGCATATCACAAGCAAAAATTGCCAAATTATGGAGTTTTTGATGAAGCAAGATATTTTACTCCTGGTAAAAAAGATCCTTGCGTCTTATCAATTAAAAACCATAAATTAGGGTTTTGCATATGTGAAGATTTATGGCAAAAGGGTCCTGTAGATGATTTACTTGACAGTGGCATTTCCATTTTAATCAGTTTAAACGCCTCCCCCTTTGATTATCGTAAATACCAGCTGAGAGAAGAGCTTTTAAGATCTTATGCTAAACGGGGGGTGTACATTATTTATGTCAATCAAATTGGTGGTCAGGACGATTTGCTTTTTGATGGGCAATCTTTAGCCATGGATAATCAAGGTATTATCCGTGCTCTGGCTCCTGCCTTTGAAGAAAGCTTATGTACTGTCAATATAGACGGTAACAAAATAGACGGATCAAGCACCCCTTACCTCGACAAAGAAGCGCTTATTTATAAGGCACTGGTTTGTGGTACCAGAGATTACGTCAGAAAAAACAATTTCCCCGGCGTACTGCTTGGGCTCTCCGGAGGCATTGACTCTGCCTTAACTTTAGCAATAGCTGTCGATGCGCTCGGAGCAGAGCAAGTCCATGCTGTGTTGATGCCCTCACGATATACCGCGTCAATCAGCAATGAAGATGCACTGGAACAATTAAGCAACCTTAAAGTTGCACATTCCATTATACCGATTGAACCCATGTTTCAATCTATGATTGAATCGCTTCATCCTGTTTTTAAAGACTTGCCACCAGATACCACGGAAGAAAATATTCAGGCAAGAATACGTGGGATGCTGCTCATGGCTTTGTCAAATAAAACAGGGAAAATGGTTCTTACTACCAGTAACAAGAGTGAAACAGCTGTAGGTTATGCCACTTTATATGGCGACATGGCCGGCGGATTTGCCGTATTAAAAGATGTACTGAAAACTCAAGTGTATGAATTAGTGAGGTATAGAAACAAGATTTCATTGGTTATCCCAGAGCGAGTCATTACCAGACCCCCTTCTGCTGAATTAAAACCAAACCAGACAGATCAGGATAGTTTACCCGAATACGGTGAACTGGATGCCATTATCATGGCTTACATGGAACAGAATTTAAGTCCCTCTGAAATCATTGCCAAAGGATTTAAACCTCAAGTGGTCAACAAAATCATTCAATTGATTAAACGTAATGAATACAAGAGACGTCAGGCTGCACCAGGAATAAAGATAAGTAATCTGGCCTTTGGTAAAGACTGGAGATATCCTATCACTAATGGTTTTAATCAATGCATTTGA